In a genomic window of Streptomyces pristinaespiralis:
- a CDS encoding YybH family protein — MTEYEKALRPEDITRLFVERSNAGDAAGVAALYEEDAVLAYPPGRRTVGREAIRALWEKVLANAPTFRPETPLPTLISGDLALTSTPPSDGAGARAQVARRQPDGSWLRVLDQPEFVTPTD, encoded by the coding sequence ATGACGGAGTACGAGAAGGCCCTGCGCCCCGAGGACATCACCCGCCTCTTCGTCGAGCGGTCCAACGCGGGCGACGCGGCCGGGGTGGCCGCCCTGTACGAAGAGGACGCGGTCCTGGCCTACCCGCCGGGCCGGCGGACGGTGGGCCGTGAGGCGATCAGGGCGCTGTGGGAGAAGGTGCTGGCGAACGCCCCCACCTTCCGCCCGGAGACGCCGCTGCCGACGCTGATCAGCGGAGACCTCGCGCTGACGTCCACGCCCCCGTCGGACGGGGCCGGGGCCCGGGCACAGGTCGCCCGCCGCCAGCCGGACGGGAGCTGGCTGCGGGTGCTGGACCAGCCGGAGTTCGTGACGCCGACGGACTGA
- a CDS encoding FAD-dependent oxidoreductase — protein sequence MGATERLVVIGGDAAGMSAASQARRMKGPDELEIVAFERGHFSSYSACGIPYWVSGDVTDRAELVARTPKEHRERAIDLRMRTEVTEIDVAGGRVRSRDLESGAESWTGYDKLVVATGARPVRPDLPGIGAPGVHGVQTLDDGQALLDSLSRTEGRRAVVVGAGYIGVEMAEALLKHGFEVTLVDRGEQPMATLDPDMGRLVHEAMSGMGITTVSRTAVTKILTGDDGRVRAVATDSAEHPADIVVLGIGVEPETTLARAAGLPLGHHGGLLTDLSMRVRGHENIWAGGDCVEVLDLVSGRERHVPLGTHANKHGQVIGANVGGGYGTFPGVVGTAVSKVCDLEIARTGLREKDARAVGLQYVTATIESTSRAGYFPGAAAMTVKMLAERRTGRLLGVQIVGREGAGKRVDVAAVALTAGMTVEQMTALDLGYAPPFSPVWDPVLVAARKASAAVRAGA from the coding sequence ATGGGAGCGACTGAGCGGCTGGTGGTCATCGGGGGCGATGCGGCGGGCATGTCCGCCGCATCGCAGGCACGCAGGATGAAGGGCCCGGACGAGCTGGAGATCGTCGCGTTCGAGCGCGGTCACTTCAGCTCGTACTCGGCGTGCGGCATCCCGTACTGGGTGAGCGGCGACGTGACGGACCGCGCCGAACTCGTCGCCCGTACCCCGAAGGAGCACCGGGAGCGCGCCATCGACCTGCGGATGCGCACCGAGGTCACGGAGATCGACGTCGCCGGAGGGCGGGTGCGCTCGCGCGACCTGGAGAGCGGCGCGGAGTCCTGGACCGGTTACGACAAGCTGGTCGTCGCCACCGGTGCCCGTCCGGTGCGCCCCGACCTGCCCGGCATCGGCGCGCCCGGCGTCCACGGCGTGCAGACCCTCGACGACGGCCAGGCGCTGCTGGACAGCCTTTCCCGCACCGAGGGCCGGCGGGCGGTCGTCGTCGGCGCCGGGTACATCGGCGTCGAGATGGCGGAGGCGCTCCTCAAGCACGGCTTCGAGGTCACCCTCGTCGACCGCGGCGAGCAGCCGATGGCGACGCTCGACCCCGACATGGGCCGGCTGGTCCACGAGGCGATGTCCGGCATGGGCATCACCACGGTCTCCCGAACGGCCGTCACCAAGATCCTCACCGGCGACGACGGCCGGGTCCGGGCCGTCGCCACCGACAGTGCCGAGCACCCGGCGGACATCGTGGTCCTCGGTATCGGCGTCGAGCCGGAGACCACCCTCGCCCGGGCCGCCGGCCTCCCGCTGGGCCACCACGGCGGGCTCCTCACGGACCTGTCGATGCGGGTACGCGGCCACGAGAACATCTGGGCCGGCGGCGACTGCGTCGAGGTCCTCGACCTCGTGTCCGGCCGCGAACGCCACGTCCCGCTCGGTACGCACGCCAACAAGCACGGCCAGGTCATCGGAGCGAACGTGGGCGGCGGCTACGGCACGTTCCCAGGCGTCGTCGGCACCGCGGTGAGCAAGGTCTGCGACCTGGAGATCGCCCGCACGGGCCTGCGCGAGAAGGACGCGCGGGCGGTGGGCCTCCAGTACGTGACGGCGACGATCGAGTCGACGAGCCGCGCGGGCTACTTCCCCGGCGCTGCCGCCATGACGGTCAAGATGCTGGCGGAACGCCGCACGGGCCGATTGCTGGGCGTCCAGATCGTCGGCCGTGAGGGCGCGGGCAAGCGCGTGGACGTCGCGGCGGTGGCACTGACGGCCGGCATGACCGTCGAACAGATGACGGCGCTGGACCTGGGCTACGCCCCGCCGTTCTCCCCTGTCTGGGACCCGGTCCTGGTCGCGGCCCGCAAGGCGTCGGCGGCGGTGCGGGCGGGAGCGTAG
- a CDS encoding LysR family transcriptional regulator, translating to MELRQLAYFVAVAEERNFTRAAARLHISQSGVSAQIRRLESEVGAELFDRTARSVTLTPAGEAALGHARAALAAAGAVGRSVGELTGLIRGRLTVGMVAGCTVTPFFDGLAAFHRAHPGVELRLLEDNSDRLIEAVRTGGVDLALVGTAALELEGLDTWTVISERLVVAVPHDHALARCRRVTLREAAAHPLVCMPPGTGLRTVLDGVCAEQGVEPRIALQAGAAEAVAALARRGLGVAVLSESMAAACQDGLTVRLIDDVRAPALLALVRRRTGDPAVRALSVHCRGAFTGAAGPVAVDAPATPGGP from the coding sequence ATGGAACTGAGGCAGCTCGCGTACTTCGTGGCGGTCGCCGAGGAGCGGAACTTCACCCGTGCCGCCGCACGCCTGCACATCAGCCAGTCCGGCGTCAGCGCCCAGATCCGCCGCCTGGAGAGCGAGGTCGGCGCGGAGCTGTTCGACCGGACGGCCCGCAGCGTGACGCTCACCCCGGCCGGGGAGGCGGCACTCGGGCACGCACGGGCGGCCCTCGCCGCGGCCGGGGCCGTCGGCCGGTCGGTGGGGGAGCTGACCGGCCTGATCCGGGGCCGGCTGACGGTCGGCATGGTCGCGGGGTGCACCGTCACGCCGTTCTTCGACGGACTCGCCGCCTTCCACCGGGCGCACCCGGGCGTGGAACTGCGTCTGCTGGAGGACAACTCCGACCGGCTGATCGAGGCCGTACGCACGGGCGGCGTCGACCTGGCGCTCGTCGGGACCGCGGCCTTGGAGCTCGAGGGTCTCGACACATGGACGGTGATCAGTGAACGGCTCGTCGTCGCCGTTCCCCACGACCACGCCCTCGCGCGGTGCCGCCGTGTCACTCTGCGGGAGGCCGCGGCCCACCCGCTCGTCTGCATGCCCCCGGGCACCGGACTGCGCACGGTGCTCGACGGCGTCTGCGCCGAGCAGGGCGTCGAACCGCGGATCGCGCTCCAGGCGGGCGCCGCGGAGGCCGTCGCGGCGCTCGCCCGGCGCGGCCTCGGTGTCGCGGTGCTGAGCGAGTCCATGGCCGCCGCGTGTCAGGACGGGCTGACCGTCCGCCTCATCGACGACGTCCGCGCACCCGCGCTGCTCGCCCTGGTCCGGCGGCGGACGGGCGACCCCGCGGTACGGGCGCTGAGCGTCCACTGCCGCGGGGCCTTCACCGGGGCCGCGGGCCCCGTCGCCGTGGACGCGCCTGCTACGCCGGGCGGGCCGTGA
- the hemQ gene encoding hydrogen peroxide-dependent heme synthase encodes MSAPEKLPNAGKKAKDLNEVIRYTLWSVFKLRDVLPEDRSGYAEEVQELFDQLAAKDVTVRGTYDVSGLRADADVMIWWHAETADELQDAYNRFRRTRLGRALEPVWSNMALHRPAEFNKSHIPAFLADETPRNYVSVYPFVRSYDWYLLPDEDRRRMLADHGKMARGYPDVRANTVASFSLGDYEWILAFEADELYRIVDLMRHLRASEARMHVREEVPFYTGRRKDVADLVAGLA; translated from the coding sequence ATGAGTGCGCCAGAAAAGCTCCCGAACGCAGGCAAGAAGGCCAAGGACCTCAACGAGGTCATCCGGTACACGCTGTGGTCCGTCTTCAAGTTGCGCGATGTGCTGCCCGAGGACCGCTCCGGTTACGCCGAGGAGGTCCAGGAGCTGTTCGACCAGCTCGCCGCCAAGGACGTCACCGTGCGCGGCACGTACGACGTGTCCGGGCTGCGTGCCGACGCCGACGTGATGATCTGGTGGCACGCCGAGACCGCGGACGAGCTGCAGGACGCGTACAACCGCTTCCGCCGCACCCGCCTCGGCCGCGCGCTCGAGCCGGTGTGGTCGAACATGGCGCTGCACCGCCCCGCCGAGTTCAACAAGTCGCACATCCCGGCGTTCCTGGCCGACGAGACCCCCCGCAACTACGTCTCGGTCTACCCCTTCGTGCGCTCCTACGACTGGTACCTGCTCCCCGACGAGGACCGTCGCCGGATGCTCGCCGACCACGGCAAGATGGCCCGCGGCTACCCGGACGTGCGCGCCAACACGGTCGCCTCGTTCTCGCTCGGCGACTACGAGTGGATCCTCGCCTTCGAGGCGGACGAGCTGTACCGCATCGTCGACCTGATGCGGCACCTGCGTGCGTCGGAGGCGCGGATGCACGTCCGTGAGGAGGTCCCGTTCTACACCGGCCGCCGCAAGGACGTGGCGGACCTCGTCGCGGGTCTCGCGTAA
- a CDS encoding DUF3000 domain-containing protein translates to MAAAQGHFSDHSKSADEKGNPEPSSDPDTGAGAVPPVFRHAVEALRSARLRPEIEVEPTRPPQRLAPHSYALEAAVVDGEDDLADGRLVLLHEPAGHDAWNGTFRMVTLVRAELEPEMAADPLLPEVCWSWLTGALEARGLSYGVPSGTVTRAGSHYFGGLSDRRPATQIEIRASWTPREGPGGAPDTAAHLAAWCDLLCQIAGLPPSPVGPADNATGVVTLPQRRGPQQT, encoded by the coding sequence ATGGCTGCGGCTCAGGGACATTTTTCCGATCATTCCAAAAGCGCTGACGAGAAGGGGAACCCCGAACCGAGCAGTGACCCGGATACCGGCGCGGGTGCTGTTCCGCCCGTGTTCCGTCATGCGGTGGAGGCGCTTCGGTCGGCACGGTTGCGGCCGGAGATCGAGGTCGAACCGACCCGGCCTCCGCAGCGGCTCGCCCCGCACTCGTACGCGCTGGAGGCGGCGGTCGTCGACGGCGAGGACGATCTCGCGGACGGCCGTCTGGTGCTGCTGCACGAGCCGGCCGGCCACGACGCCTGGAACGGCACGTTCCGGATGGTGACGCTGGTGCGTGCCGAGCTGGAGCCGGAGATGGCCGCCGACCCGCTGCTGCCGGAGGTGTGCTGGTCCTGGCTGACGGGGGCACTGGAGGCGCGCGGGCTGTCGTACGGGGTACCGAGCGGCACCGTCACCCGTGCGGGTTCTCACTATTTCGGAGGACTCTCCGACCGGCGTCCCGCGACCCAGATCGAGATCCGTGCGTCATGGACGCCCCGTGAGGGTCCGGGCGGGGCCCCGGACACCGCCGCACATCTCGCCGCCTGGTGCGATCTGCTCTGCCAGATCGCCGGACTGCCGCCGTCGCCGGTCGGCCCGGCGGACAACGCGACGGGCGTGGTCACCCTTCCGCAGCGCCGCGGCCCCCAGCAGACCTGA
- a CDS encoding helix-turn-helix transcriptional regulator, which yields MSVLLEQPASLVAYRPNKPTAMVVVADPRVRSTVTRHLWALGVRDVIEASSIAEARPRVGNPRDICVADVHLPDGSGLTLLSETRAAGWPNGLALSAADDIGAVRNALAGGVKGYVVTGTRTNIGHPTRPGAAPIGAAANRMHRRPPGAPSHPGGYRELSGREVEVLRLVAEGQSNKAIGVSMGLSALTVKSHLARIARKLGTGDRAGMVAVALRTGIIH from the coding sequence GTGTCCGTTCTTCTCGAGCAGCCCGCAAGCCTGGTCGCCTACCGCCCGAACAAGCCGACGGCCATGGTCGTCGTGGCCGACCCGCGCGTCCGTTCCACCGTCACCCGCCACCTGTGGGCACTCGGGGTCCGTGACGTCATCGAGGCGTCGTCCATCGCGGAGGCACGTCCCCGCGTCGGCAACCCGCGCGACATCTGCGTTGCCGACGTCCATCTGCCCGACGGTTCCGGGCTGACCCTCCTGTCCGAAACCCGTGCGGCGGGCTGGCCCAACGGCCTGGCCCTGTCCGCCGCCGACGACATCGGCGCCGTGCGCAACGCCCTGGCCGGCGGTGTCAAGGGTTATGTCGTCACCGGTACCCGAACCAACATCGGCCACCCGACCCGTCCCGGCGCCGCCCCCATCGGCGCCGCGGCGAACCGTATGCACCGCCGCCCCCCGGGTGCCCCGAGCCACCCGGGCGGCTACCGCGAACTGTCCGGCCGCGAGGTCGAGGTCCTGCGCCTCGTCGCGGAAGGCCAGTCCAACAAGGCCATCGGCGTCTCCATGGGCCTGTCCGCGCTGACCGTCAAGAGCCACCTCGCCCGCATCGCCCGCAAGCTGGGCACGGGTGACCGTGCCGGAATGGTGGCCGTGGCACTGCGCACCGGAATCATCCACTGA
- the hemE gene encoding uroporphyrinogen decarboxylase: MSANNRPPGHLKTYDSAFLKACRREPVPHTPVWFMRQAGRSLPEYLKVREGIPMLESCMRPELVTEITLQPVRRHKVDAAIFFSDIVVPLKAIGIDLDIKPGVGPVVAEPIRTRADLARLRDLTPDDVRYVTEAMGMLTDELGPTPLIGFAGAPFTLASYLVEGGPSRNHENTKALMYGDPQLWADLLDRLAEITSAFLKVQIEAGASAVQLFDSWVGALAPADYRRSVMPASEKVFEAVASYGVPRIHFGVGTGELLGLMGEAGADVVGVDWRVPLDEAARRVGPGKALQGNLDPAVLFSSREAVESKTREVLDAAAGLEGHVFNLGHGVLPTTDPDALTRLVAYVHEQTAR; the protein is encoded by the coding sequence GTGAGCGCCAACAACCGCCCCCCGGGCCACCTGAAGACCTATGACTCCGCGTTCCTGAAGGCGTGCCGCCGCGAACCGGTGCCGCACACGCCCGTGTGGTTCATGCGTCAGGCGGGCCGCTCACTGCCGGAGTACCTGAAGGTCCGCGAGGGCATCCCGATGCTCGAGTCCTGCATGCGGCCCGAGCTCGTCACGGAGATCACCCTGCAGCCGGTCCGGCGGCACAAGGTCGACGCGGCGATCTTCTTCAGCGACATCGTGGTGCCGCTCAAGGCGATCGGCATCGACCTCGACATCAAGCCGGGCGTCGGACCTGTGGTCGCCGAGCCGATCCGTACGCGCGCCGATCTCGCCCGGCTGCGCGACCTGACGCCGGACGACGTCCGGTACGTCACCGAGGCCATGGGGATGCTCACCGACGAGCTCGGCCCGACCCCGCTCATCGGCTTCGCCGGCGCGCCCTTCACCCTCGCCAGCTACCTCGTCGAGGGCGGCCCCTCGCGCAACCACGAGAACACCAAGGCCCTGATGTACGGCGACCCGCAGCTGTGGGCCGACCTGCTGGACCGCCTCGCGGAGATCACCTCCGCCTTCCTGAAGGTCCAGATCGAGGCCGGCGCCTCCGCCGTGCAGCTCTTCGACTCGTGGGTGGGCGCGCTGGCTCCCGCCGACTACCGGCGCTCGGTGATGCCGGCGTCGGAGAAGGTCTTCGAGGCCGTCGCCTCCTACGGCGTCCCGCGCATCCACTTCGGCGTGGGCACGGGCGAGCTGCTCGGTCTCATGGGCGAGGCGGGCGCGGACGTCGTCGGCGTCGACTGGCGCGTCCCGCTGGACGAGGCCGCGCGCCGGGTCGGCCCCGGCAAGGCGCTCCAGGGCAACCTGGACCCGGCGGTGCTCTTCTCCTCGCGGGAGGCGGTCGAGTCGAAGACCCGTGAGGTGCTGGACGCGGCGGCGGGGCTGGAGGGTCATGTCTTCAACCTCGGCCACGGCGTGCTGCCGACGACGGACCCGGACGCGCTGACGCGGCTGGTGGCGTACGTGCACGAGCAGACCGCGCGCTGA
- the hemG gene encoding protoporphyrinogen oxidase gives MNVDTRARHVVVIGGGIAGLAAAHRLLASGVRVTLLEATDRVGGKLLSGEIEGVRVDLGAESMLARRAEGTDLARAVGLGDRLEPPATATSAVWTRDALRPMPKGHVMGVPGDASALAGLLSAEGLARIEHEKDLAPAAVGDDVAVGAYVAERLGREVVDRLVEPLLGGVYAGDAYRISMRAAVPQLFEAARTHDSLLEGVRDIQARAAGQQTGGPVFMGLDGGIGTLPGAVADAVRAKGGDIRTETPVLGLTRAADRWQVRTDGGTLDADAVVLATPAWSASALLASVSPAAAAELGRVEYASMALVTMAFRRADVAGMPAGSGFLVPPVDGHTIKASTFSSNKWGWVARSAGDLFVLRTSVGRYGEEQALEREDAELVDVSLTDLRAAVGLTARPVAAEVTRWTGGLPQYPVGHLDRVARIREEVAGLPGLRLCGAVYEGVGIPACVASGQRAADEILATPTLARGTDREAGQ, from the coding sequence ATGAACGTGGACACACGAGCGCGCCATGTCGTCGTCATCGGGGGCGGTATCGCCGGTCTCGCCGCCGCGCACCGGCTGCTCGCCTCCGGCGTGCGCGTCACCCTCCTCGAGGCGACCGACCGCGTCGGCGGCAAGCTGCTGTCGGGCGAGATCGAGGGCGTGCGGGTCGACCTCGGCGCCGAGTCGATGCTCGCCCGCCGCGCCGAGGGCACCGACCTCGCCCGCGCGGTCGGTCTCGGCGACCGGCTGGAGCCGCCGGCCACGGCGACCTCGGCGGTCTGGACCCGTGACGCCCTGCGGCCCATGCCGAAGGGGCATGTGATGGGCGTCCCGGGTGACGCGTCGGCGCTCGCCGGGCTGCTCTCCGCGGAGGGCCTCGCCCGAATCGAGCACGAGAAGGACCTCGCGCCGGCCGCGGTGGGCGACGACGTCGCCGTCGGCGCGTACGTCGCCGAGCGCCTCGGCCGGGAGGTCGTCGACCGGCTGGTCGAGCCGCTGCTCGGCGGCGTCTACGCGGGTGACGCCTACCGCATCTCGATGCGCGCGGCCGTCCCCCAGCTCTTCGAGGCCGCGAGGACCCATGACTCACTGCTCGAGGGCGTGCGGGACATCCAGGCGAGGGCGGCCGGGCAGCAGACCGGAGGCCCGGTCTTCATGGGGCTCGACGGCGGCATCGGCACCCTGCCGGGCGCCGTGGCCGACGCCGTACGCGCCAAGGGCGGCGACATCCGCACCGAGACGCCCGTCCTCGGCCTGACCCGCGCCGCGGACCGCTGGCAGGTCCGCACCGACGGCGGGACGCTCGACGCCGACGCCGTGGTGCTCGCCACGCCCGCCTGGTCCGCGTCCGCGCTGCTGGCCTCCGTGTCGCCGGCCGCCGCGGCCGAGCTCGGCCGTGTCGAATACGCCTCGATGGCGCTGGTCACCATGGCGTTCCGGCGCGCCGACGTGGCGGGGATGCCGGCAGGCAGCGGATTCCTCGTCCCGCCGGTGGACGGGCACACCATCAAGGCCTCCACCTTCTCCTCCAACAAGTGGGGCTGGGTCGCCCGGAGCGCGGGGGACCTGTTCGTGCTGCGCACCTCCGTCGGCCGCTACGGCGAGGAGCAGGCCCTCGAACGCGAGGACGCCGAGCTCGTCGACGTCTCCCTGACCGACCTCCGCGCCGCCGTGGGGCTCACCGCCCGCCCGGTCGCCGCCGAGGTCACCCGGTGGACCGGCGGCCTGCCCCAGTACCCCGTGGGGCACCTCGACCGGGTCGCCCGCATCCGCGAGGAGGTCGCCGGGCTGCCGGGGCTGCGGCTGTGCGGCGCGGTGTACGAAGGCGTCGGGATCCCGGCCTGCGTCGCGAGCGGACAGCGCGCCGCGGACGAGATTCTCGCCACGCCGACCCTGGCGCGGGGCACCGATCGTGAGGCGGGACAATAG
- a CDS encoding DUF4349 domain-containing protein, which translates to MRARRAFAVLLLTASLGLAGCAGGSDSGDGAQSAAKPAARDAEGAAGSRQAADEAAGAPAEDGADRDGAAKPSAPPSTHVIRTATLEVEVEDATKALAAARRAAGNAGGHVENESTERIDDTHVTSNVVLRVPQERYESVLAELAGAGKLLSRTADAKDVTGQVVDVESRIATQRASVARVRELMDRATRLSDVVTLEAELSTRQADLESLLAQQATLKDRTSLATITLTLSETTPEETAKEDDGPGFLDALGGGWDALVATLHWIAVAVGAVAPFAALGAVLYAVWRWLVRPRLPERPARTPAPPAAPTAAAPAAARTTPPAAPGGTRD; encoded by the coding sequence ATGCGTGCACGGCGTGCGTTCGCGGTACTACTTCTCACTGCCTCACTCGGCCTCGCCGGGTGCGCGGGCGGTTCCGACTCCGGCGACGGCGCGCAGAGCGCGGCGAAACCGGCCGCGCGTGACGCGGAGGGCGCGGCCGGGTCGCGACAGGCGGCCGACGAGGCGGCGGGGGCGCCGGCCGAGGACGGCGCGGACCGTGACGGCGCCGCGAAGCCGTCTGCGCCGCCGAGCACCCACGTCATCCGCACGGCCACGCTCGAGGTGGAGGTCGAGGACGCCACCAAGGCGCTCGCCGCGGCCCGCAGGGCGGCGGGGAACGCGGGCGGACACGTGGAGAACGAGAGCACCGAGCGGATCGACGACACGCACGTCACGTCGAACGTCGTGCTGCGCGTGCCGCAGGAGCGTTACGAGTCGGTGCTGGCCGAACTGGCCGGAGCCGGGAAGCTGTTGTCCCGCACGGCCGACGCGAAGGACGTCACCGGCCAGGTCGTGGACGTGGAGAGCCGGATCGCGACCCAGCGGGCGAGCGTCGCGCGGGTGCGGGAACTGATGGACCGGGCGACGAGGCTGTCGGACGTCGTCACGCTCGAGGCCGAGCTGAGCACCCGTCAGGCCGACCTGGAGTCACTGCTCGCACAGCAGGCGACGCTGAAGGACCGCACCTCGCTCGCGACGATCACGCTGACGCTGTCGGAGACCACGCCCGAGGAGACCGCGAAGGAGGACGACGGCCCCGGCTTCCTCGACGCGCTCGGCGGCGGCTGGGACGCGCTGGTCGCGACGCTGCACTGGATCGCGGTGGCGGTCGGCGCCGTGGCTCCCTTCGCGGCGCTGGGCGCGGTGCTGTACGCGGTGTGGCGGTGGCTGGTCCGCCCGCGCCTGCCCGAGCGGCCGGCGCGCACCCCGGCTCCCCCGGCCGCACCGACCGCCGCCGCACCGGCAGCCGCCCGGACCACCCCTCCGGCCGCTCCTGGGGGCACGCGGGACTGA
- a CDS encoding HRDC domain-containing protein produces the protein MTDAQETAAETTLHTTGGAPSDDEVPAAGLPIPLLEPREGIPPVVADEDALAEVIAAFAAGTGPVAVDAERASGYRYGQRAYLVQLRREGAGTALVDPVGCPDLSALGDALADTEWILHAATQDLPCLREIGMVPARIFDTELAGRLGGFPRVGLGAMVESVLGYALEKGHSAVDWSTRPLPEPWLRYAALDVELLVDLRDALEKELDRQGKLDWAHQEFDAIASAPPPPPRRDPWRRTSGMHKVRRRRQMAVVREMWTVRDRVAQRRDVSPGKVLGDAAIVEAALALPANVHALTALPGFGHRMGRRQLEQWQAAVDRAKALPDSELPQPGQPLNGPPPPRSWADKDPAAAARLSAARAAVSALAEQLNMPQENLITPDTVRRVCWEPPATVTLTSVADVLESLGARPWQRELVAPLLAAALTARPA, from the coding sequence GTGACCGACGCCCAAGAGACCGCAGCAGAGACGACACTGCATACCACCGGGGGCGCTCCCTCGGACGACGAGGTCCCTGCCGCAGGGCTGCCGATCCCGTTGCTGGAGCCCCGTGAGGGCATTCCCCCGGTGGTCGCCGACGAGGACGCCCTGGCCGAGGTGATCGCCGCGTTCGCGGCCGGCACCGGCCCCGTGGCCGTCGACGCGGAGCGCGCGTCCGGCTACCGCTACGGACAGCGCGCGTACCTCGTGCAGCTGCGCCGCGAGGGCGCCGGCACCGCGCTCGTCGATCCCGTCGGCTGTCCCGACCTTTCCGCGCTCGGCGACGCGCTCGCCGACACCGAGTGGATCCTGCACGCCGCCACGCAGGACCTTCCCTGCCTGCGTGAAATAGGCATGGTCCCGGCGCGGATCTTCGACACGGAGCTGGCCGGGCGGCTCGGCGGCTTCCCCCGGGTCGGCCTCGGCGCGATGGTCGAGAGCGTGCTCGGCTACGCCCTGGAGAAGGGCCACTCCGCCGTCGACTGGTCCACCCGCCCGCTGCCCGAGCCGTGGCTGCGCTACGCGGCGCTCGACGTGGAGCTGCTGGTCGACCTGCGCGACGCGCTGGAGAAGGAACTGGACCGGCAGGGCAAGCTCGACTGGGCCCACCAGGAGTTCGACGCGATCGCCTCCGCCCCGCCCCCGCCGCCGCGCCGTGACCCCTGGCGGCGTACGTCGGGGATGCACAAGGTGCGCCGCCGCCGCCAGATGGCGGTCGTACGGGAGATGTGGACCGTGCGCGACCGGGTCGCCCAGCGCCGGGACGTGTCCCCCGGCAAGGTGCTCGGCGACGCCGCGATCGTTGAGGCCGCGCTCGCCCTGCCGGCGAACGTGCACGCCCTCACCGCGCTGCCCGGCTTCGGGCACCGGATGGGCCGGCGTCAGCTCGAGCAGTGGCAGGCCGCGGTCGACCGGGCCAAGGCCCTGCCCGACTCCGAACTCCCGCAGCCCGGCCAGCCGCTGAACGGTCCGCCGCCGCCCCGGTCGTGGGCCGACAAGGACCCGGCCGCCGCGGCCCGCCTGTCCGCCGCGCGCGCGGCGGTCTCCGCGCTGGCGGAGCAGCTGAACATGCCGCAGGAGAACCTGATCACGCCGGACACCGTGCGGCGGGTGTGCTGGGAGCCGCCCGCGACGGTCACGCTCACGTCGGTGGCCGACGTGCTGGAGTCCCTCGGCGCGCGTCCGTGGCAGCGGGAGCTCGTCGCGCCCCTGCTGGCCGCGGCGCTCACGGCCCGCCCGGCGTAG